The genomic region CTCGACATGCGGCGCGCCGACGCCCAGTACATGCGGCGCAAGGCCCAGCGGATGAACCCCCGCGTGACGATGGTGACCGCGGTGACCCTGTTGCCGGGGCTGCTGCTGCTCATCGTCGGATCGATGTTCCTGGGCACGGAGGTCAACATCGGCGCGATCCTCGGCGGGTGACCGGTGCGTCGACGGGCACGCGGGCTGGGCCGCCCGGAGCTACCGCGTGGCGCGGTGGTGGAACCCGCGAACCGCGACCGGCGCGGAGACCGCGACGATCGCGAAGCACCAGGCGAACGCCCCCCATCCCTGCCACCCCAGTGGTTGATCGAGGAGGAAGCTGCGGAGGGCGTCGACGATCACGGTGATCGGCTGGTACTCCGCGAACACTCGCAGGCCGGTGGGCATGGAGTCGGTGGGGACGAAGGCGCTGCTGGCGAAGGTCAGGGGGAGCAGCCAGACGTAGTTGGCCGACTGGACCCCTTCGGCGTTGCGCACCAGCAGCCCGATGAGCGAGGAGATCCAGGAGAAAGCGAGGCTGACCAGGAGCAGCAGGGCGATGCCTCCGGCCCAGCCCGCCGCCCCGGCCGAGGGACGGAAGCCGACCGCCAGCCCGACCAGCACGGCGACCACGATGATCAGTGAGTTGCGGACCATGTCGGCCAGGATTCGGCCGCTGAGCACCGCGGACGGGGCCATCGGCAGCGAGCGGAACCGGTCGACGAGCCCTCGCTTCATGTCCTCCGCCAGGCCGATGCCGGAGTTGACCGCTCCGAACGCGACGGTCTGCACGAGGATGCCGGCCATGAGGAAGTCCGTGTAGCCCATCCCCGGGGTGAGGATCGCGCCCCCGAACACGTACCGGAACAACAGCACGAAGATGATCGGGTTGACCGTCGCGAAGACGAACTGCTCCGGGATGCGTGGGATGTGCCGCAGGCTCCGCTCGGTCAGCACGAGGGTGTCGGTGATCGCCCCCCGCAGCGTCCCGTGGGCGAGCGCACGGTCGGGGGTGACGGGTTCTGCCCTGGTGGCCACGGCACTCTCCGGCCTGTCGTCGGGTTCAGGCGTTCTGGGAGGCGGACGAGCGGTCGCCGGTCAGGGACAGGAACACGTCGTCGAGCGTGGGTTCGCGCAGGTGCACGTCGGCGACATCGACGCCCGCCTCGTCCAGCGCCCGCATGACCCGGGCCAACAAGCGCGCCCGTTTCCTCACGGGCACGGTGATCACACCGGGTCCGGCGGCGGCTTCGGCCGGTCCGGAGCCGAATCGCTCGACGGTGTCGAGGGCGACCGCCGATTCGGCTCCCGGAGCGATGTGGACCTCCAGTCGTGCACCGCCGACCTGCTCCTTCAGTGCGTCGGGAGAGCCCTGGGCGATGACGGACCCCGTGTCGATCACCACGATGTCGTCGGCCAGTACCTCTGCCTCCTCCAGGTACTGCGTGGTCAGCAGCAGGGAGGTTCCGGAACCGACGAGGTCACGGACCAGCCCCCACACGGTGCGTCGGCTGGAGGGGTCCAACCCGGTGGTGGGTTCGTCGAGGATGAGCAGTTCCGGGGCGATGATCAGG from Nocardiopsis aegyptia harbors:
- a CDS encoding ABC transporter permease, whose amino-acid sequence is MATRAEPVTPDRALAHGTLRGAITDTLVLTERSLRHIPRIPEQFVFATVNPIIFVLLFRYVFGGAILTPGMGYTDFLMAGILVQTVAFGAVNSGIGLAEDMKRGLVDRFRSLPMAPSAVLSGRILADMVRNSLIIVVAVLVGLAVGFRPSAGAAGWAGGIALLLLVSLAFSWISSLIGLLVRNAEGVQSANYVWLLPLTFASSAFVPTDSMPTGLRVFAEYQPITVIVDALRSFLLDQPLGWQGWGAFAWCFAIVAVSAPVAVRGFHHRATR
- a CDS encoding ATP-binding cassette domain-containing protein, with translation MSESDSALVVDGVYKRYGKVHAVNGLSFTAARGSVLGLLGSNGAGKTTTVQIISTLLPFDAGTVTVLGRDVVNDARDVRSRIGMTGQYAALDDHLTGYENLEMIGRLYRLTRGSARRRATELIEVMELTQAAKRLVKTYSGGMRRRLDLAASLIIAPELLILDEPTTGLDPSSRRTVWGLVRDLVGSGTSLLLTTQYLEEAEVLADDIVVIDTGSVIAQGSPDALKEQVGGARLEVHIAPGAESAVALDTVERFGSGPAEAAAGPGVITVPVRKRARLLARVMRALDEAGVDVADVHLREPTLDDVFLSLTGDRSSASQNA